CGTTGGGCGCCAGCGCCGCCAGCAGGCGGGCTTCGACCGCTTCCTGCGCGGGCAGCACGGCGCGCAGTTCCGCGTGCGCCAGCGCGGTGCGCATGACGGCGTCGCAGGCGGCGGCGTTGGGGGTCGCGTGGATGGCCACGTTCGCACCCGGCGGGTCCCATGTGATGCGCCACTTGCTGGTGCCGGCATCCAGCAGCGTGATGTCCACGGCCTTCACGCCCGGGCACGCGGACAGCGCGGCGTGCAATGCGGCATGCCCGGCGGTGGGCAAGGCCAGCTGCAATTGCAGCGCGGCCCGCGATTCGCCCAGCGGCTGGTCCTCGACCAGCCGGCCTTGCTGCAGGATCGCGATGCGCGAGCACAACGCCTCGACTTCCTGCATCAGGTGGCTGCTGAACACCACCGCGCGCCCTTCGGCGCAGCGCCGGATCATCGCGCGCGCTTCGACGATCTGCACGGGATCCAGGCCGTTGGTGGCTTCGTCCAGCAGCAGCACCGGCGGGTCGTTCAGCACGGCCTGCGCCAAGCCCACGCGCTGGCGCTGCCCTTTTGATAAGCGGCCGATCACCGAGCGCGCCACGCCTTGCAGATCGAATCCGTCGATGGCGCGTTCGATGGCCAGGCGTCGCGCGCTGGCGCCGCCCTGCACTTTCACGCCCGCGCCGAATTCCAGATATTGCGTGACCGTCAGCGCGTCATAGAGCGGCGCGCGTTCGGGCAGATAGCCGATGTCGGCGTTGCCCCGGCCCGGCGCGGGTTCGCGCCCCCGGATCGTGATGCGCCCGCTGTCGGGCGTGTAAAAGCCCGCCATCAGGCGCAGCGTGGTGGTCTTGCCGCTGCCGTTCGGTCCCAGCAGACCCAGGATCTCCCCCGGCCTGACGGACAGGCTGAGGGATTCCAGGACCTGACGGGATCCGAACGACTTGCAGACCTGGTGCAAGGCGACGGCGGGCTCCATGGCGCGCCTTCAGTCGAAGACTTTGGTCTTGGCGTTCTGCGCGTGCTGCTCCGCGTCGTGGCTGTACCAGAGCTGGCCCTGGCGCGCATCGCGGATCTGCTTGAGGCGGTCGATGGCCAGCATGGACGCCGCCGTGTTCCAGGTGATGCCCGGGATGACGCCGGCCTCGTTTTCAGCGGTGTAGATGGCGTCGGCCGCCAGCAGCACGACGCCGGTCTTGGGCAGCTTGACCTGCAGCGACTGGTGACCCTGCGTGTGGCCCTTGGTGTCCAGCAGCACGATGGTGCCGTCGCCGAACAGATCAAAGTCACCCTCGACCTGGATGAAGTCGTAATCGCGCGTGGTGTCGAAGTCCTTCATCACGTAGGCCGCGCGCTGGAATTTCTCTGGCCACCAGGCCGCGCGCAGCTCGGCCTTCTGCACGACGTGCTTGGCCTTGGGGAACATCTTGATGTTGCCGGCGTGATCCAGATGGAAGTGCGAGTACACGACGTATTTCACGTCGCTGACATCAAAGCCGGCGGCCTTGAGCTGGCGGTCGATGACCTCGTCGCGGCCCTGGATGGAATTGAACGCGCCGCACAAGCCTTGGCCCCAGTAGTTGGCGCAGTTGCCGTCGGCCGTGGCCTGGTTCATGCCGGTGTCGAACAGCACCAGGCCGCGCGGATGCTGGATCACGTAGGCCGGCACCGGAATCTTGATCTTGGTGCCCACGTCGACCATGGCGGTCATGAAGCCCTTGTCCAGCTCGATCTTGCCCACCGACAGCTGCATCAGCTTCACGTCCACCGGCGGCGCATCGGCGGCGTGCGCCCATCCTCCCGCCATGACCGCCACCGCCCCAACCATTGCCTTCCAGCTCTTGCTCATTGTTGTCTCCTCGGACCAACAGGGGTAAGCCGCAGCCCGGACGGCGCGGCCGATCAGCAAGCTCCCGGTGTGTCCCGGGTTTACATCGTCGACAGGGTGTTTTCCGTGCGAAGGCGCCTTGCGGCGGACCACGATCTCAATGCGCGGCCGGAAACGGCATCTGGCGGCCGTTTTCTCTGTTGCGCACTCTGACGCAGCCCGGTTTGGCTGCCAATTAAGGATTTGTGAAGCAGGGCTTCGCCGCGCACGAAGTGGGGGGAACCCTAGTGATCCAGACGGTCCGGCATGGCAAGATGCGCCATGACCACACCCTTCACCCCGCCCAGCTACAGCAGCGCCCCCGACGTCAACTGGACTACCGCCGACCTGTGCGACACCTGCATGGGTCAGGCTGACTGGGACCTGCGTGTATTACCCCCCGTCTTTCGCGCGTTCGGCGGACGGTCCTGGTATTTCGGCGAGGTGGTGGCGGTGCCATCGCCCACCGCAGACGGTGCGCTGTCGCTGGCGGGACTGCTGGCGGAGCCGGGACTGGGCCGCGTGCTGGTGGTGGATGGGCTAGGCAGCGCCGCGCACGCGATCCTGGGGGACCGCATGGCTGGCATGGGCGTGCAGAACGGCTGGAGCGGCGTGCTGGTGAACGGGCAGGTGCGCGACACGCCGGTCCTGGCCCGCATGCCGCTGGGCGTGCATGCGCTGGGCGCGATGCCCAACCGGCCCGCGGCCATGGCGCCAGCGCAGGCGGGTGAGCAGGTACGGATTCACGGAGTGACCGTGCGGACGGGCGACTGGCTCTATGCCGACACGGACGGCGTCATTGTGTTGGCGCGCCGTCACGTGCCGGCTGGCGGCTGAGGCGGCCAGCGACGCGGTCTACTCCCCGTATCGCGCCTGCAACTCGGCGAACGACGCCAGCTCTCCGGCCAGCGCGCTGGCCATGACCGTCGGCGGGCTGGCCAGCCAGACGCTGCCGGGACCGGATCGGCCCGGAAAATTCCGGTTGATGGCGCTGATCGTCACCTGCGACGCCTCGGTCGACGACCCCGGCCCGCAGTTCGCACATGCGCCGCACGACGGCTGCAGGATGCGCGCGCCCACGGCGGCAAAGGTCTTGTCGTAGCCTTGCGCCACGCAATAGTCGCGCACGGCCGTGGTGCCGTACTGCAGATACAGCGTCACGCCGTCCGGCAGCCGCAGTCCGCGCGCCACCGCCCACGCCAGCACCTGATGGTAGTAGTCGAAATCCTCGCGCTTGCCGGCGGTACAGGAACCGCCATACGCGATGTCGATGCGCGGCCGCGCGATCAGGCTGGATAGGGACACGCCGTTGCCCGGATCGCCGGGCGACGCCACCAGCGGCGACAGCGCGGCACAGTCCACGCGCAGGACGGCGGCGTAGCCGGCGCCCGGATCGCTGCGCATCCACGGCGCGATGCCGGCGTCCACCCCGCGGCGTTCGCGCAGAAAGCGCGCCGTCTCGGCATCGGGCGCGACGATGCCCGTCAGTCCGCCCAGTTCGGCGGTCATGTTGGTCAGCGTGGCGCGCTCGTCGATGGACAGACTGGCGATGGCCTGGCCCGCAAACTCGAACACCTTGCCCACGCCCGCGCCCGCGCGGATCTCGGGCAGCGCCAGCAGATGCAGCACGATGTCCTTGGCGGTGACGCCGGGCGCCGGCGTGCCGTCCAGTTCGATGCGCAGCGACGCCGGCAGCGTCAGCCGCACCGCGCCCGTGACGAACGCGTTCGCCATGTCGGTGGTGCCCACGCCAAACGCCACGCAGCCCAGCGCGCCGCTGTGCGGAGTGTGCGAGTCGGTGCCGACCACGACCTGCCCTGGCAGCGCGTAGTGTTCGGCCATCATGGCGTGCGAAATGCCGGCCACGTTGTCGCCGGTGTCGCGCGCCGCCTCGGCCTCGGTCAGCGTGCGGTGCTGGCGCAGCCCGTAGGCGTCGGCGAAGTCGCGCTGCGCCTGGCACATGGCGCGCACGTTGGGCACGATGCCCGCGCGCACGTGGTTGGGGCTTTCCTCGACGTAGGAGGTGTGGTCCTCGAACACCACGATGCGATCCGGGTCCACCAATCGCAGGGGCCGGCCGAACCGCGCATGCAGCATATGGGCGGCCATGCCGGAGTAGTACTCATGGATGAAGCGCCAGTCCGCGCGCAGGAAGACGCCGTCGCCTTGCTGCGGGTCGCCGGCGGTCGCGGGCGTTTGCAGGAGATGGCGCAGGACGATTTTTTCGAAGAGCGTGCGCGGCGGCTCGGCGGCCATCTCGGCAGATTCAGCGGCAGATTCAGCGGCGGGCGACACATCGCGCAACTGCGCCTGCCCGAACGCCAGCAGACCGCCCGCCTTGACGATCGCCGCGGCCAACGCGTCGCGCCCAGCCACGATCTCGTCAACCGTAATGCGCTCGCCCCCTTGCAGGCGCGCCACCAGCCCCATGTCGGTGCTCGTGTAGAGCCCGATGTTGTCGGCGTTCTGGCGGTAGATGCGCTCGAAGCTCTCGGCGATCACCAGCCGCACGCCGGCGGACTTCTCGGCCATCGGGCTGTGCTCGCGCGACGAGCCCTTGCCGTACCGCTTGCCCGCGACGACGACGTTGATGCCGGACTGCCGGATCGCGTCGATGCCGATGGGCTGACTATCGCCCGCCCGAAAACCCGTGTACGGATACCGGCCCAGTTTCTCGTCGAAGTGAGTCAGGATCGGCACCGGCGTGATCTCGTCGGTGGAGATGTCGTCGCGCAGCGGCGCGGCCTCGGGCAGCGTCAACGCCGCGCCGCCCAGTTGCGCGGCCACGCGGGCCGCATCTTGCGTCAGGAAAAGCAGGCGCGCGGGGGCGTCGAGTACGGTTGCAGCAGTCATGGCATTACGTTCATTCGATGGTGACGCCCGCCGCCTTGACGAGCGTCTGGCTCTTGGTGATCTCGGCGGCCAGCGTCTGCGCCGCCTGCTGCGCCGTGGTGCCTTGCGACACGAAACCCTGCGGCGACAGCGCCTTCAACACCGCCGGCTCCTGCATGGTCTTGTGCGTGGCGGTCTGCAACTTCTGCACGACATCGGCGGGCAGCCCGGCCGGCCCGATCAGCGAGATCCAGGCGTCGTACGAATAGCCCTTCACGCCGGCCTCGTCCAGCGTGGGCACGTTGGGCAGGATGGGCAGGCGTTCGGGCGTGCTGACCGCGAGTGCGCGCAGCTTGCCCGCCTGCACCTGCGCCAGCACGGACGGGGTCGCCAGGAAGGCGACCTGGATCTGTCCCGACATCACGTCGGTGATCAGCGCGTTGCCGCCCTTGTACGGGATATGCATCATGTCCACGCCCGCCTTGGACTTGAGCAGCTCGCCGGCCAGGTGCAGCACGCTGCCCGTGCCGGACGAGCCGTAGTTGATCTTGCCCGGCTGCGCGCGGGCGGCCTGCAGCAGGTCGTCCATCGTCTTGTACGGCGAGTTCTCCGCCACCACGACCACCAGCGGCGTCGTGCCGATGACGGAAATCGGCGTGATGTCCTTGACCGTGTCGTAGGGCAGGCTCTTGTACAGGCTGGGGTTGATGGCGTGGTTGGACGACACGATGGCCAGCGTATAGCCGTCGGGCTTGGACGACACCAGTTGGCGCGTGCCCGGGATGCCCGCCGCGCCGGCCAGGTTTTCCACGATCATGGGCTGGGCCAACGTCTTGCCAAGGTTATCGGCCACGACGCGCGCCACCACGTCGGCGGTCGAGCCGGGTGAAGTGGGCACGATCAGGCGGATGGGATGGTCCGGGTAGCCGGCGGCCGACGCGGCAGCGGCCGCGCACACGGCGCCAAGCGCGAGCGCACAGCTCGCGAGCAATCTGGTGGGGGTCATGATGTCTCCGTATAGGACGCAGCGGGGTCTGGATGCCCCGTACCGGCGATGAACGCGCTTTGACTATACGAAGACGGCCGTCAATGGCGAAGTGTCATCTCGGCAGCCCCGCCATCGCGAATGGCGACGACGGGTTCCGGCGGCGGGTCCCGACGGCGGGTTCCGACGACGCCGGCCGTCAGCCCTGCTGCGCCAGAAACCTGACCAGCTTGCCAGCGGTCGCCGACAACTGCGCCTGATTCGGAAACACGATGCAAAGCTGGCGCCGGGCCCACTCATCGGAAAGGGGACGCACCACCACGTCCAGCGCCTGCAGATACAGCTCGGCGACCTGCTGCGGCATCACGGCAATGCCCAGCCCCGCATGCGTCATGCGGCACAGCGCGTCCAGGCTGGCCACGCGGATCTTCACGGACAGCGTCTTGCCCAGCGCCGCGGCCCGCGCCGCCAGCAGCTGCGTCAACGCGCTGTTCTCGCGCAGGCCCACGAAGGTTTCGTCGGCAATGTCCTGCAGGCTGAGCTGGCGCGCCGACGCCTTGGGGTGCGTGGACGGCAGCATGACCGCCAGCCGGTCGCGGCGGTAGGGCAATTGATCCAGCCCATCGGCGCCCGGGATCTGGTTGCAGATGCCGAAGTCGGCCGCCCGCTCGCGCACCAGGCGCAGGACATCCGGACTGTGCTGTTCTTCCAGGTCGATATCCACGTCGGGAAACAGGCGCTGAAACGCCGCCACGTCCTCGGGCAGGAACTGCACGATGGCCGACAGGTTGGCCACCACCCGCACGTGCCCTTTCACGCCCTCATAGAAGCGCGACAGCTCCGCCCCCATCGCCTCGACGTCGCCGATGATCTGGCGCGCGTGGCGCAGGACGGTCTGCCCGGCGGGCGTCACCGAGACGCCGCGGGTGTGCCGGGCGATCAGCGGCAGGCCGATCAGCGCTTCCATGTCGGCGATGCGCCGGCTGACGGCGGAGGGCGCGATGAACTCGCGCTCGGCCGCCCGCGCGATGCTGTTCTCCTGACAGACCGCCACAAAGAGGCGCAGCGAAGTCAGGTCGAGTTTGCGGAGGATGCTTTCCATGGCGGATCCAGCGGGCGGCGGGGACCGGCCCCCGCATTGACGGGGGATCGTACACCACGCCTTGCGCGATCAGGCCGCCAGCCGCGCCGCGTTACCGCCGCGATACCGCTCCCACAGCGCCGCCTGCTTGCCGCGCGCCTGTTCCACGCTCTTTTCCTTCACATGCCCATACCCGCGGATCGCATCCGGCACGTTGGCCAGTTCCAGCGCCGCGTCGCGGTTGCCGTCGTCCAGTGTGCGGGCGAACTCCTCGGCCAGCGCCAGATAATCGGCCGCAAGCTGACGTTCCATGCGGCGCTCGGCCGTCCTGCCAAAGACGTCCAGCCAGGTGCCGCGCACGCGCTTTAAGGGCGCGAGCAGCCGGAACGCCGATTCCATCCACGCCCCGTACGCCCGCTTTTGCGGTCGGCCCCGCGCATCGCGGCGCGCAAACGCCGGTGGCGCAAGGTAGTAGCGCAGCGCGTAGTCGCGGCCCGGCTCGCCCTCGAACTGCGCGCGCAGCCGATCCTTGAACGCCGGATCGGCATGCAGCCGCGCCACCTCGTACTCGTCCTTGTAGGTCATGAGCTTGGCCAGATTGCGGGCCACGGCGCGCGTGACGTCGTGCCGCTTGTCGCCCAGCGCGGCTTCGCGGGCGCGCACCGCTGCCACGGCCGTCAGATAGCGCTGCGCGTACGCGTCGTCCTGGTAATCGCGCACGTGCGCCGCCAGCCGGTTGACCAGCGCGTCCAGGGTTTCCGGCAAGGCCACCACCCGCTCGGCCGCCGCCGGGCGCAGCGCATCGGCGCCGCGGTGCGCGGCCTGGCGGCCCAGTTCGAAGGCGGCCAGGTTCTTGTCCACCGACACGCCGTTGATCTCGATCGCGCGGTGCAGGCTGCCCAGCGACAGCGGCAGTCCGCCCTTCTGCCACGCATAGCCCAACAGCAGCGGATTGGCGTAGATGCTGTCGCCCAGCAGGGCTTCGGCAAGCGGTCCGGCCTCCAGGAAGTCGACATGGCCGCCGGTGCTCTGCGTCAGCGCGGTCTGCGCCTGCGCCCCCGGGAAGCGCCAGGCCGGCTGCGACAGGAACGCGGCCGTCGGCGCGGCGCTGCTGTTGACCACCGCGCGCCCATGATCGGGCCGCAGGCGCGACAGCACCTCGGGCGACGCCGACACCAGCGCATCGCAGCCGATGACCAGATCCGCCTCGCCCAGCGCAACGCGCGTGGCGTGCAGGTCCTCGGGCCGGTTGGCCAGCTGCACGTGGCTGAGCACCGCACCGCCCTTTTGCGCCAGCCCGGCCATGTCGAGCACGGTCACGCCCTTGCCCTCGATGTGTGCCGCCGCGCCGATCAGCGCGCCGACCGTCACCACACCCGTGCCGCCCACGCCGGCGACCACCACGCGATACGCGGCGCCCGGCGCGATATCGGCGCGCTCGGGCAGCGGGGCCTCGGGCAGCGCGGGCGCGCCGCCCTGCTTGCCGGGCTTGCGCGGCACCGCGCCTTCGGCCGTCACAAAGCTGGGGCAAAAGCCCTCGACGCACGAAAAGTCCTTGTTGCAGGACGACTGGTTGATGCGCCGCTTCGTGCCCAGCGGCGTATCCAGCGGTTCGACCGACAGGCAGTTCGACTGCACTGAGCAATCGCCGCAGCCCTCGCAGACCGCTTCGTTGATGAAGGCGCGCTTGGCCGGGTCGGGATACTCGCCGCGCTTGCGGCGGCGGCGCTTCTCGGTGGCGCAGGTCTGGTCGTAGATCAGCACGGTGGCGCCGTCGATGTCGCGCAGCGCGCGCTGCACGTCGTCCAGCGCCTTGCGGTGGTGGACCTCGATGCCGGCCGGCAAGGTCTGCGCCCCCGTGTATTTGTCCGGCTCGTCCGTCACCACCACCGTCTTGACGATGCCTTCAGCCTGCATCTGCGCCGCGATCTGCGGCACGGTCAGCACGCCGTCCACGGGCTGCCCGCCGGTCATGGCGACGGCGTCGTTGTAGAGGATCTTGTAAGTGATGCGGGCGCGTGCCGCGATGGCCGCGCGGATGGCGAGCAGGCCCGAATGGAAGTACGTGCCGTCGCCCAGGTTGGCGAAGATGTGGCGCTCGGACGTGAAGTCCTTCTGGCCCAGCCACGCCACGCCCTCCCCGCCCATCTGGCTGAAGGTGTCGGTATTGCGGTCCATCCACATCGCCATGTAGTGGCAGCCGATGCCCGCGACCGCGCGCGACCCTTCCGGCACGCGGGTGGACGTGTTGTGCGGACAGCCGGAACAGAACCAGGGCTTGCGCTCTTCGACCAGCGTGGGGCGGCTGGCCTCGCGCTCTTTGGCGTCGATCACGGCCAGGCGCGCCGCGATGCGGGCGCGCAGGGCGTCGGACAGGTCGGCTTTTTCAAGGCGCGCCGCGATGGCCCGGGCGATCAGCGCAGGCGACAGCTCGTAGCGCGCCGGCAACAGCCAGCCGCCACGCGGCGTGGACCATTCGCCGCCGCCGTTCTCGCGCTCGTCGAACTTGCCGAACACGCGTGGCCGCACGTCGTCACGCCAGTTGTAGAGTTCTTCCTTGAGCGCGTATTCCAGGATCTGGCGCTTTTCCTCAACGACCAGGATCTCTTTCAGACCCGTGGCGAACTCGCGCGCGTCCTGCGCATCCAGCGGCCAGATGCAGCCCACCTTCAGCACGCGGATGCCGGCCTGCGCACAGGCCGCCTCGTCCAGCCCCAGGTCGTTCAGCGCCTGGCGCACGTCCAGATAGGCCTTGCCGGCCGTCATGATGCCGAAATGCGCATTGGGCGAATCCAGCACCACGCGATTCAGCTTGTTGGCCCGCACGTAGGCCAGCGCCGCGTACCACTTGTGGTCCAGCAGCCGCGCCTCCTGCGCCAGCGGAGAGTCCGGCCAGCGGATGTTCAGGCCGCCCGGCGGCATGCCGTCTTCGGGCAGCACGATCTGCACGCGCGACGGGTCCACGTCGACCGAGGCGCTGGATTCCACCACATCCGTCACGCATTTCATCGCCACCCACAGGCCGGTGTGGCGGCTCATGGCCCAGCCGTGCAGGCCGTAGTCCAGGTATTCCTGCACATTGGACGGGTACAGCACGGGAATGCCGCTGGCGATCAGCACGTGTTCCGACTGGTGCGCCACCGACGACGACTTGGCGGCGTGGTCGTCGCCCGCCAGCATCAGCACCCCGCCGTGGGCGGACGTGCCGGCCGAGTTGGCGTGCTTGAGCACGTCCACCGACCTGTCCACACCCGGCCCCTTGCCGTACCACATGCCGAAGACGCCATCGCGCTGCGCGCCGGGGAACAGGTTGAGCTGCTGCGAGCCCCAGACCGCGGTGGCCGCCAGGTCCTCGTTCAGGCCGGGCTGAAACACCACGTCGTTCGCCTTCAGATGGCGCTTGGCCTTCCACAGCGCCTGATCCAGTCCGCCCAGCGGCGAGCCCCGGTAGCCGGACACATAGCCCGCGGTGTTCAGGCCTGCCTGCGCATCGCGCTGCTTCTGCATCAGCGGCAGGCGCACCAGCGCCTGCGTGCCGCTCAGGTAAACGCGGCCGGTGGGCTGCGCGTATTTGTCGTCCAGCGACAGGCCATGGGTATCGGCCACGCCGGGGGGTAGAGGGGCGTTCATGGGGTTGTCTCCTGCAATCTGCGGTGCGGGCATTTACGTGTTTTCCGCAGTGTAGGAAGGCGCGAAGCCATCGTATATTCATATATTCGACTAGCTGGTATGTGAAAAACACATGGCTAATGAAGTCACGCTTCGCCAACTCCGGTACTTCGCCGCCGCCGCCCGCACCGGGCGGTTTTCCATGGCGGCGGCCGACGAACACGTGTCGCAATCGGCCGTCACCAACGCCGTGCTGGCGCTGGAAGCGCAACTGGGCGTGCGCCTGTTCGACCGCCACGCGCACGGGGTGACGCTGACGCCCGAGGGCCACAACTTCCATCAGCGCGCGCGCGACGTGCTCGATTCGCTGGATGACGCGCTGCGCGAGCCGGGGTTTCAGCGCTATGCGCTGCGCGGGTCGGTGCGAATCGCGGCCTCGTATACGGTGCTGGGATACTTCCTGCCCGATCTGCTGGCGCGCTTTCGGCGGCGCTATCCCGACGTGGTGCTGGACCTCGTCGACCTGGACCGCCCCGAGATCGAACAGGCTGTGGCGAGCGGCGACGTGGAGCTGGGCGTGGCGCTGCTATCCAACGTCGACAAGCGCGAGCGCTTCGGTCATCACGTGCTGGTGCGCTCGCGGCGCCAGTTGTGGACGGCGGCCGGGCATCCCCTGACGCAGGCGGCCGCGCCGTCGCTGGCCGACATTGCGCGCTATCCGTACATCCTGCTGGAAATGGACGAAGGCGAACGGTCCACGCTGGGCTATTGGCGCAGCCACGGCCTGCAGCCGGACATTGCGTTTCGGACGCGCTCGATGGAGGCGCTGCGGGGGCTGGTCGCGCACGGGTTTGGCGTCACGATGCTGTCGGACATGGTTTACCGGCCGTGGTCGCTCGAAGGCCGCAAGATCGAAGCCGTGCCCATCACCGATGCCGTGCCGCCCATGGAAGCGGGCCTGTTGTGGCATCCGCGCGCGGCCATGGCCAAGCCGGCCGAGGCCTTCCGGCAATTCATGATCTACGCGTGCGGCGGGTGAGGCCGCACTACGACCCGGCTGACCGCTTTCCGCCTACACCAGCACCGCGCCCTTGCGGCGCGTGAACTGCGCCAGCGACCGCAACGCCAGCGCGTGCATGGCGGCCACCGATGGCAGCAGCGTCTCTTCCTTGCGCGTCAGCACGCCGACGATGCGTTCGACCACGGGTTCGACCAGCGGCACGAAAGCCAGCCCACTGCCCGCCGCGGGCCGCGCCAGCACCGGCAACACCGTCACGCCCAGGCCGCCCACCACGCTGGCCAATAGCGAAGCGCGGTTGGACACCACGATGGCCGGGTCATCGATGCCGCTACCCAGTTGGCGATTCTTCAGCGTTTCAAAGGTGGCGTTGCCGATCAGGCGTTCGTCCGCCAGCGCCGCCCAGGTCACCGGCCCGCGCCGCCGCGCCAGCGGATGACTCTTTTTGCAGACCAGGCCAAAGGCGTCGCGCGCCACCGGCGTGAAGGCCACCTCGGCCGTGCGCGGGGATTGTCCGGCCACGCCCACCTGCACGTCGCCCGCCAGCACCAGCCGATGCACCTCGGGCGACGTTTCGTCCAGCGCGCGGATGCGGATGTCCGGGTGGCTGCGCGCATAGCGTTCCAGCAGACGGGGCAGCCATTCGTCCGCCAGCGACGGCATGACGGCCAGCGCCACGGGTCCCTGGCTGCCCATGCCGTATTGCCGCGCCGCATCCAGCACGCGGTCATGCGTGGCCAGCAGCTCTCGGAACAGCGGCGCGACCGCCTGACCCAGCGCCGTCAACTGGGCGCGCTTGCCGGGTTCGAAGAGCGGCGCGCCTAGCTGTTGCTCCAAGTCCTGCATGGCGGCGGACACGGCTGCCTGCGACCGGAACGTGCCCTGCGCGGCGACACGAAAGCTGCCGTGGTCGGCGGCCATCAGGAACTGGCGCAAGTGCTGGATCTTAAGGGGGGTGGGCATTGGGTCGGCCGACTCAAATTCGGATTTCCTGAAGTTAGTTCACGTTAATTTGGTTTGTCAAAAACGCGCGGGGCGTCGAACAATGGACTCGTCATTCATCCCCCAGCTTTCGGAGCAGCGCGTATGTCACTGCAAGTGCGCAAGGTAGTCAGTTACGTCGAGAAAACCCTTATCGAAGGCGGCCGCGCGGCCGATCGCCCGTTGGTGATGATCGTGGCCGCCGCCGTGATCCGCAATCCATGGGCCGGCCTGCCGTTTCAGGAAGACCTGCGGCCCGGCATCCTGGAAGCCGCGCCTCCGCTGGGCGAACTGCTGGTCAGCGAGATCCTGCGCCAGGCCGGGTCGGCGGACAACATCGAGGCCTACGGCAAGGCCGCCGTGGTGGGCACCGCCGGCGAGGTCGAACACGCGTCCGCGCTGATCCACACGCTGCGCTTCGGCAACTTCTACCGCAACGCGGTGGGCGGCACCAGCTATCTCAGCTTCACCAACATGCGCGGC
The DNA window shown above is from Achromobacter spanius and carries:
- a CDS encoding ABC transporter ATP-binding protein; translation: MEPAVALHQVCKSFGSRQVLESLSLSVRPGEILGLLGPNGSGKTTTLRLMAGFYTPDSGRITIRGREPAPGRGNADIGYLPERAPLYDALTVTQYLEFGAGVKVQGGASARRLAIERAIDGFDLQGVARSVIGRLSKGQRQRVGLAQAVLNDPPVLLLDEATNGLDPVQIVEARAMIRRCAEGRAVVFSSHLMQEVEALCSRIAILQQGRLVEDQPLGESRAALQLQLALPTAGHAALHAALSACPGVKAVDITLLDAGTSKWRITWDPPGANVAIHATPNAAACDAVMRTALAHAELRAVLPAQEAVEARLLAALAPNDPPLRRRA
- a CDS encoding N-acyl homoserine lactonase family protein, with protein sequence MSKSWKAMVGAVAVMAGGWAHAADAPPVDVKLMQLSVGKIELDKGFMTAMVDVGTKIKIPVPAYVIQHPRGLVLFDTGMNQATADGNCANYWGQGLCGAFNSIQGRDEVIDRQLKAAGFDVSDVKYVVYSHFHLDHAGNIKMFPKAKHVVQKAELRAAWWPEKFQRAAYVMKDFDTTRDYDFIQVEGDFDLFGDGTIVLLDTKGHTQGHQSLQVKLPKTGVVLLAADAIYTAENEAGVIPGITWNTAASMLAIDRLKQIRDARQGQLWYSHDAEQHAQNAKTKVFD
- the rraA gene encoding ribonuclease E activity regulator RraA, yielding MTTPFTPPSYSSAPDVNWTTADLCDTCMGQADWDLRVLPPVFRAFGGRSWYFGEVVAVPSPTADGALSLAGLLAEPGLGRVLVVDGLGSAAHAILGDRMAGMGVQNGWSGVLVNGQVRDTPVLARMPLGVHALGAMPNRPAAMAPAQAGEQVRIHGVTVRTGDWLYADTDGVIVLARRHVPAGG
- a CDS encoding aconitase family protein, with the protein product MTAATVLDAPARLLFLTQDAARVAAQLGGAALTLPEAAPLRDDISTDEITPVPILTHFDEKLGRYPYTGFRAGDSQPIGIDAIRQSGINVVVAGKRYGKGSSREHSPMAEKSAGVRLVIAESFERIYRQNADNIGLYTSTDMGLVARLQGGERITVDEIVAGRDALAAAIVKAGGLLAFGQAQLRDVSPAAESAAESAEMAAEPPRTLFEKIVLRHLLQTPATAGDPQQGDGVFLRADWRFIHEYYSGMAAHMLHARFGRPLRLVDPDRIVVFEDHTSYVEESPNHVRAGIVPNVRAMCQAQRDFADAYGLRQHRTLTEAEAARDTGDNVAGISHAMMAEHYALPGQVVVGTDSHTPHSGALGCVAFGVGTTDMANAFVTGAVRLTLPASLRIELDGTPAPGVTAKDIVLHLLALPEIRAGAGVGKVFEFAGQAIASLSIDERATLTNMTAELGGLTGIVAPDAETARFLRERRGVDAGIAPWMRSDPGAGYAAVLRVDCAALSPLVASPGDPGNGVSLSSLIARPRIDIAYGGSCTAGKREDFDYYHQVLAWAVARGLRLPDGVTLYLQYGTTAVRDYCVAQGYDKTFAAVGARILQPSCGACANCGPGSSTEASQVTISAINRNFPGRSGPGSVWLASPPTVMASALAGELASFAELQARYGE
- a CDS encoding tripartite tricarboxylate transporter substrate binding protein; amino-acid sequence: MTPTRLLASCALALGAVCAAAAASAAGYPDHPIRLIVPTSPGSTADVVARVVADNLGKTLAQPMIVENLAGAAGIPGTRQLVSSKPDGYTLAIVSSNHAINPSLYKSLPYDTVKDITPISVIGTTPLVVVVAENSPYKTMDDLLQAARAQPGKINYGSSGTGSVLHLAGELLKSKAGVDMMHIPYKGGNALITDVMSGQIQVAFLATPSVLAQVQAGKLRALAVSTPERLPILPNVPTLDEAGVKGYSYDAWISLIGPAGLPADVVQKLQTATHKTMQEPAVLKALSPQGFVSQGTTAQQAAQTLAAEITKSQTLVKAAGVTIE
- a CDS encoding LysR substrate-binding domain-containing protein, with protein sequence MESILRKLDLTSLRLFVAVCQENSIARAAEREFIAPSAVSRRIADMEALIGLPLIARHTRGVSVTPAGQTVLRHARQIIGDVEAMGAELSRFYEGVKGHVRVVANLSAIVQFLPEDVAAFQRLFPDVDIDLEEQHSPDVLRLVRERAADFGICNQIPGADGLDQLPYRRDRLAVMLPSTHPKASARQLSLQDIADETFVGLRENSALTQLLAARAAALGKTLSVKIRVASLDALCRMTHAGLGIAVMPQQVAELYLQALDVVVRPLSDEWARRQLCIVFPNQAQLSATAGKLVRFLAQQG